From the Nocardiopsis changdeensis genome, one window contains:
- a CDS encoding methyltransferase domain-containing protein: MPTSQRDGADARSLLVRLDRFSHLPEARALRDRVRDRLRVRPGDTVVDVGCGGGRATAELAAAGVRAVGVDLDPAMLDAARAAHPGTDFRHGDAYRLPLDDGSVHGYRAEKVYHSLDDPARALAEAHRVLAPGGRLVLLGQDWDAYMVDSDDPGTTRRIVAAYADTMPDPRAPRRQRALLAEAGFTDISVEGRVVVFTDADVVGMLVGFADTAARTGVIDGERARAWTREQRSRAGEDRLFVAVPFLLVGAVRP, translated from the coding sequence ATGCCGACCTCCCAGCGTGACGGCGCCGATGCGCGAAGCCTCCTCGTGCGCCTGGACCGTTTCTCCCATCTGCCCGAGGCGCGCGCCCTGCGCGACCGGGTCCGCGACCGCCTGCGGGTCCGGCCCGGCGACACCGTGGTGGACGTCGGCTGCGGCGGCGGCCGGGCCACCGCCGAACTCGCCGCCGCGGGCGTGCGGGCCGTCGGTGTGGACCTGGACCCCGCCATGCTCGACGCCGCCCGCGCGGCCCACCCCGGAACGGACTTCCGCCACGGCGACGCCTACCGGCTGCCCCTGGACGACGGGTCCGTGCACGGCTACCGCGCCGAGAAGGTCTACCACTCCCTCGACGACCCCGCCCGCGCCCTGGCCGAGGCACACCGGGTGCTGGCCCCGGGCGGACGCCTCGTCCTGCTCGGCCAGGACTGGGACGCCTACATGGTCGACTCCGACGACCCCGGCACCACCCGGCGGATCGTCGCCGCCTACGCCGACACCATGCCCGACCCCCGCGCCCCGCGCCGGCAGCGGGCGCTGCTGGCGGAGGCCGGGTTCACCGACATCTCGGTCGAGGGCCGGGTCGTGGTGTTCACCGACGCGGACGTGGTGGGGATGCTCGTCGGGTTCGCCGACACCGCGGCCCGTACCGGGGTGATCGACGGGGAACGGGCCCGGGCGTGGACGCGGGAGCAGCGGTCCCGGGCCGGGGAGGACCGGCTCTTCGTCGCGGTCCCCTTCCTGCTGGTCGGCGCCGTGCGCCCCTGA
- a CDS encoding cytochrome P450, which yields MAAPTPLSSAPPGPRGGRSSSNAADYAVDPLGFLTSAAREFGDVVSLTPANVLLAHPDDIGRVLLDREGLVAKIGAATRRGPMGFPLAMMNSEGADWERKRARLRPALRSDRLEGLERAAREGVARLVDTWHDGLEIDVHDEMSRLAMGVGAVHLAGRPLGARGETLIRAVAAIMRLTSAPRLPMWLPTRTNRDLRRSLRDFDTTLAALIAEHPAGEDDNALGRLLADGPPFAEVRDELATLLMSGYETTANALTWLLHALGGRPEAAERMAEPGFAAAAAKEAMRLYPPAWVISRETVRPLEAGGYTLPAGTTLGLSQWVVHRDGRWFPDPEEFLPERWLDGGRPGHRHAYFPFGAGPRGCAGASMALREVEVIATALCSRVRLEPVRPERVRPRPALALQPVGVRALVRPR from the coding sequence ATGGCGGCCCCCACCCCCCTCTCCTCCGCTCCCCCGGGTCCCCGGGGCGGGCGCTCCTCCTCCAACGCCGCCGACTACGCGGTGGACCCCCTGGGCTTCCTGACCTCGGCCGCCCGCGAGTTCGGCGACGTCGTCTCCCTCACCCCCGCCAACGTGCTGCTCGCCCATCCCGACGACATCGGCCGGGTCCTGCTGGACCGCGAGGGCCTGGTCGCCAAGATCGGCGCGGCCACCCGGCGCGGTCCCATGGGCTTCCCCCTCGCCATGATGAACAGCGAGGGGGCCGACTGGGAGCGCAAGCGGGCCCGGCTGCGCCCGGCCCTGCGCAGCGACCGACTGGAGGGCCTGGAGCGCGCCGCCCGCGAGGGCGTCGCACGCCTCGTGGACACCTGGCACGACGGCCTGGAGATCGACGTCCACGACGAGATGTCCCGGCTGGCGATGGGCGTGGGCGCCGTACACCTCGCCGGGCGCCCCCTGGGCGCGCGCGGCGAGACCCTGATCCGGGCCGTGGCCGCGATCATGCGCCTGACCTCGGCCCCGCGCCTGCCGATGTGGCTGCCCACCAGGACCAACCGCGACCTGCGCCGGTCCCTGCGCGACTTCGACACCACCCTCGCCGCCCTGATCGCCGAGCACCCCGCCGGCGAGGACGACAACGCCCTGGGCAGGCTGCTGGCCGACGGCCCGCCCTTCGCCGAGGTCCGCGACGAGCTGGCCACGCTGCTGATGTCGGGGTACGAGACCACCGCCAACGCGCTGACCTGGCTCCTCCACGCCCTGGGCGGCCGGCCGGAGGCGGCGGAGCGGATGGCCGAGCCGGGTTTCGCGGCGGCCGCCGCCAAGGAGGCGATGCGCCTGTACCCGCCGGCCTGGGTGATCAGCCGGGAGACCGTGCGCCCCCTGGAGGCGGGTGGGTACACGCTCCCCGCCGGCACCACCCTGGGGCTGAGCCAGTGGGTCGTGCACCGGGACGGGCGGTGGTTCCCCGACCCGGAGGAGTTCCTCCCCGAACGCTGGCTGGACGGCGGGCGGCCCGGGCACCGGCACGCCTACTTCCCGTTCGGCGCGGGTCCACGCGGCTGCGCGGGCGCGTCCATGGCCCTGCGCGAGGTGGAGGTCATCGCGACCGCGCTGTGCTCCCGGGTCCGGCTGGAGCCGGTGCGCCCCGAACGGGTGCGGCCCCGGCCGGCGCTGGCGCTGCAACCGGTCGGGGTGCGGGCGCTGGTCCGGCCCCGCTGA
- a CDS encoding cittilin family RiPP precursor, protein MTLWQQKWVAPRAGLSHRRATVPLRHRPSSVLRVARDRQGTGAHRGRRPPVKKAAYRIAAKLRLIDAARLTRPYIYY, encoded by the coding sequence GTGACGTTATGGCAACAGAAATGGGTTGCCCCGCGCGCAGGGTTATCTCACCGTCGCGCCACTGTCCCCCTCCGTCACCGGCCGTCTAGCGTTCTTCGCGTCGCCCGGGACCGACAGGGGACCGGAGCACACCGTGGAAGGAGACCCCCCGTGAAGAAGGCCGCCTACCGCATCGCCGCCAAGCTGCGCCTCATCGACGCCGCGCGCCTGACCCGCCCCTACATCTACTACTAG
- a CDS encoding GNAT family N-acetyltransferase, whose translation MTKPRPTDIGVLGFRYLGAHEVEELADLWGALHQQHARNAPHLSDIISTTSMDESWRRRRTQYLEWMADPETLAILAEHGDDPAGYAMVTLRPGPQGTWDRGERVAVVQTFAIDPEYAGTRVGSKLLEEIRHQLAAMGIRDIEFSALATASEDISFLETEGFRPFVTTMVCRVDGFGAHD comes from the coding sequence ATGACCAAACCTCGACCGACCGACATCGGTGTGCTCGGCTTCCGTTACCTGGGCGCTCACGAGGTAGAGGAACTCGCGGACCTGTGGGGCGCCCTCCACCAGCAGCACGCCCGGAACGCCCCGCACCTGTCCGACATCATCAGCACCACGAGCATGGACGAGTCCTGGCGCCGGCGCCGCACCCAGTACCTGGAGTGGATGGCCGACCCCGAGACGCTGGCGATCCTCGCCGAGCACGGCGACGACCCGGCCGGGTACGCGATGGTGACGCTGCGCCCCGGGCCGCAGGGCACCTGGGACCGCGGCGAGCGCGTGGCGGTCGTGCAGACCTTCGCCATCGACCCGGAGTACGCGGGCACCCGCGTCGGCTCCAAGCTGCTGGAGGAGATCCGCCACCAGCTGGCCGCCATGGGCATCCGCGACATCGAGTTCTCCGCCCTGGCCACCGCCTCGGAGGACATCAGCTTCCTGGAGACGGAGGGCTTCCGCCCCTTCGTGACCACGATGGTCTGCCGCGTCGACGGCTTCGGCGCCCACGACTGA
- a CDS encoding LysR family transcriptional regulator: MIDVRRLQLLHALAHHHTVAATAEALSVTPSAVSQQLAALAKEPGVPLVERQGRRFILTGAARVLLERAPAIFAEMERAGADLAAYAEGDRGVVRVGSFSTGISDLIAPALARLRVSHPGWSFEVVQAEPEQSAEMVRSGRLDVALTMSTGHLPAAGDPDFRTDSVMVELFDAILPYQHPLATRNGLHLSEDLAAEDWIMSAPGTAWHECVTAATSQAGFQPRVVHTVDDFSAVFALVQAGLGIALMPRLAWTGINTPQIVVRGVRDTARRHIIALSRAGSTPEPLLTAVREAASKVPVPSVGPFAIAG; the protein is encoded by the coding sequence ATGATCGACGTTCGGCGATTGCAGCTCCTCCACGCCCTGGCGCACCACCACACGGTGGCGGCGACGGCCGAGGCGCTCAGTGTCACCCCGTCGGCGGTCTCCCAGCAGCTCGCAGCCCTGGCCAAGGAGCCCGGGGTCCCCCTCGTCGAACGCCAGGGCCGCCGCTTCATCCTCACCGGCGCCGCCCGGGTCCTGCTCGAACGCGCCCCCGCGATCTTCGCGGAGATGGAGCGCGCCGGAGCCGACCTGGCCGCCTACGCCGAAGGGGACCGCGGCGTCGTCCGCGTGGGCTCCTTCTCCACCGGGATCAGCGACCTCATCGCCCCCGCCCTGGCGCGGCTGCGGGTCAGCCACCCCGGGTGGTCCTTCGAGGTGGTCCAGGCCGAGCCCGAGCAGAGCGCCGAGATGGTGCGCTCCGGGCGCCTGGACGTGGCGCTCACCATGTCCACCGGCCACCTGCCGGCCGCCGGGGACCCCGACTTCCGCACCGACTCGGTGATGGTCGAGCTGTTCGACGCGATCCTGCCCTACCAGCACCCGCTGGCCACCCGCAACGGCCTCCACCTGTCCGAGGACCTGGCCGCGGAGGACTGGATCATGTCCGCGCCCGGCACCGCCTGGCACGAGTGCGTCACCGCCGCCACCAGCCAGGCCGGGTTCCAGCCGCGGGTGGTCCACACCGTGGACGACTTCAGCGCCGTGTTCGCGCTGGTCCAGGCGGGGCTGGGCATCGCCCTGATGCCGCGCCTGGCCTGGACGGGCATCAACACGCCGCAGATCGTCGTGCGCGGGGTGCGCGACACCGCCCGGCGCCACATCATCGCGCTGTCGCGGGCCGGGTCCACCCCCGAGCCGTTGCTCACCGCGGTGCGCGAGGCCGCCAGCAAGGTGCCGGTGCCCTCGGTGGGGCCCTTCGCCATCGCGGGCTGA
- a CDS encoding LysR family transcriptional regulator, with the protein MDFTRLRLLVELERLGTMVAVSEVTGMSTSAVSKHLAVLEREAGVPLLAADGRRVRLTPAGRRLAEHAVDILARVEAARAEFDGDGEPIGRVDLVMYTSAAPVVLPALRRLRHDHPGIDIHLTEYESEQALTLLQNGGADLGVVYQYSLLPRDFPGTLTVQPIGTEGLLLSQPSAGADSRTLTRRRLRDLADAAWIASPYRGDEEALVQRMCADAGFTPRITHRIDNLELFEELVAAGVGVGVVPRLSAATRRGVAHAPLGELGGVRQVYLAGRTGGWAWRPIRVLARYLHQAAEDVLDDVPPLPEAPDAPA; encoded by the coding sequence ATGGATTTCACCCGTTTGCGCCTGCTCGTCGAGTTGGAGCGGTTGGGCACGATGGTCGCCGTCTCCGAGGTCACCGGCATGAGCACCTCCGCGGTCTCCAAACACCTCGCGGTCCTGGAGCGGGAGGCCGGCGTCCCCCTGCTGGCGGCGGACGGGCGGCGGGTGCGGCTCACCCCGGCGGGGCGGCGGCTGGCCGAGCACGCCGTGGACATCCTGGCCCGGGTGGAGGCGGCCCGGGCGGAGTTCGACGGCGACGGGGAGCCGATCGGCCGGGTCGACCTGGTCATGTACACCAGCGCGGCCCCCGTGGTGCTGCCCGCGCTGCGGAGGCTGCGCCACGACCACCCGGGCATCGACATCCACCTGACCGAGTACGAGTCGGAGCAGGCGCTCACCCTGCTGCAGAACGGGGGCGCGGATCTGGGCGTGGTGTACCAGTACAGTCTGCTCCCCCGGGATTTCCCGGGGACGCTGACGGTGCAGCCGATCGGCACCGAGGGCCTGCTGCTGTCCCAGCCCTCGGCCGGGGCGGACAGCCGCACCCTCACCCGGCGGCGGCTGCGCGACCTGGCCGACGCGGCCTGGATCGCCAGCCCCTACCGGGGGGACGAGGAGGCCCTGGTCCAGCGCATGTGCGCCGACGCGGGGTTCACGCCCCGGATCACGCACCGCATCGACAACCTCGAACTGTTCGAGGAGCTGGTCGCCGCCGGGGTGGGCGTGGGGGTCGTCCCGCGGCTGTCGGCGGCCACCCGGCGCGGGGTCGCCCACGCCCCGCTCGGCGAGCTGGGCGGGGTGCGCCAGGTGTACCTGGCCGGGCGTACGGGCGGCTGGGCCTGGCGGCCGATCCGGGTGCTGGCGCGCTACCTGCACCAGGCCGCCGAGGACGTGCTCGACGACGTGCCGCCGCTGCCCGAGGCGCCCGACGCCCCGGCCTGA
- a CDS encoding EamA family transporter, which translates to MIRSFLPSLRRARLQVPAPFMLLIGMFTLHTGSALAVTAFAQASPATITWLRLTWAALLLTALGGRSLWRAVREATWRQRAAVVILGTASAGMMMFYSEATARIELGTATAIEFLGTLVVAVAAMRRRRELVWIAAAVAGVLCLTRPWEGELDLLGVGFALAGAVCVVFYIVLTQKVGAGFGAVHGLALTMAVGSLVTAPFGAPGAFAEPDPGLILFTLLIALLFPMVPFLLEMVALQRMTRTAYSTFSSMEPGVALVMGLVVIGQAPAPLQIVGMALVVVAGIGATRGERSGRPAVPERVRERRRAVPGEESGRTVEPGEVVAPGPVAPAVPGEGSEDTPTAAAPGRAA; encoded by the coding sequence GTGATCCGCTCCTTCCTTCCCTCGCTGCGCCGTGCCCGCCTTCAGGTACCGGCGCCGTTCATGCTGCTCATCGGCATGTTCACGCTGCACACCGGCAGCGCCTTGGCCGTCACCGCGTTCGCCCAGGCGAGCCCGGCCACCATCACGTGGCTGCGGCTGACGTGGGCCGCGCTCCTCTTGACGGCCCTGGGCGGTCGCTCCCTGTGGCGGGCCGTGCGCGAGGCGACGTGGCGCCAGCGGGCCGCGGTGGTGATCCTCGGCACAGCCAGCGCGGGGATGATGATGTTCTACTCCGAGGCGACGGCGCGGATCGAGCTCGGCACGGCCACCGCCATCGAGTTCCTGGGAACGCTGGTCGTCGCCGTGGCCGCCATGCGGCGCCGCCGCGAACTCGTGTGGATCGCCGCCGCCGTCGCGGGCGTGCTCTGCCTGACCCGGCCCTGGGAGGGCGAGCTCGACCTGCTCGGCGTGGGCTTCGCCCTGGCGGGCGCGGTGTGCGTGGTGTTCTACATCGTCCTCACCCAGAAGGTGGGCGCCGGATTCGGCGCCGTCCACGGGCTGGCCCTGACCATGGCCGTCGGCTCCCTGGTGACCGCGCCGTTCGGCGCGCCGGGGGCGTTCGCCGAGCCCGACCCGGGGCTGATCCTGTTCACGCTGCTCATCGCGCTGCTGTTCCCCATGGTGCCGTTCCTGCTGGAGATGGTCGCCCTGCAGCGGATGACCCGCACGGCGTACAGCACCTTCTCCAGCATGGAGCCCGGGGTGGCGCTGGTGATGGGCCTGGTGGTCATCGGCCAGGCGCCAGCCCCGTTGCAGATCGTCGGCATGGCGCTGGTGGTCGTGGCGGGCATCGGGGCCACCCGGGGCGAGCGGAGCGGCCGCCCGGCGGTTCCCGAGCGCGTGCGCGAGCGGCGCCGGGCCGTGCCGGGGGAGGAGTCCGGTCGGACCGTGGAGCCCGGAGAGGTTGTGGCCCCCGGTCCCGTCGCGCCCGCCGTCCCCGGGGAGGGGTCGGAGGACACCCCGACCGCCGCGGCCCCCGGCCGGGCCGCCTGA